The Apostichopus japonicus isolate 1M-3 chromosome 14, ASM3797524v1, whole genome shotgun sequence region AGTTCCTGGACAAAGCTCAAGGCTTTTTCTCTGGCATTCCAGACCAGATTTCTTCAGCTGTTAACACAGTACAGAATCCTGTCTCAGAATCAGAATGGACATGTGGTCGTTGCACCTACATCAACGGTGCGGGAGCTAAGCAGTGCAATATCTGTGGAGCACCAGAAAGATTCAAGACTTCCTTTCCAAAGGAGGAAAATCCTCCAGCAAGTACAATTGACTCGGTAACCATCACCGACGAAGATGAGGGCGCCATAGAGATATTCTGCGACAGCTGCGGATACCCGTACACTACTGATGAAAATAAAGTCTGTCCGATCTGTTCCTTTcaagatgataatgatgatgttgTTGAAATAGCTAGCACCCCTCAGGCTGAGTCACAACCTTCGCAAGAACAAACTGCAGTAACTACACCAGTCGAGTCTCCAAAGCCATCCCTTACAGGTATCAAGTGGCCCCCTCCAGTAAAGCTTGGGTCAGATTCTGACTGGACTTGCTCAAAGTGCACATTTGTAAACAAGAGCAACAACGAAAAATGTAAACTTTGTTCAAGTTAAAGCGTTAAAGCGCCCAAATTAGGATACATGCCATTTGGGGCATTGTAACAAAATAATTAGAGGTTCTAGAGATACAAATTTTATATCCCTCGAGAGAGTCCCCTTAGCTGTACCTACCATAGTATAGACAATTTCCTAATATATGCATATGGTATGCCATACTCCCAGAGGTGCCAAAATGTGGACGGTAAATGTTGCCGTTTTGAAACTGCATGATTTCATCTTGGAGCTATTCTCAACTCCAAAAGTGGGTTATTCCAAATTTCGTCATGATCAAACTCTATGGCTATAGGTTCCCTCTTATAAAgatttcagaaaatttcaccaatgaatatgcaaattattgtgAAATCGGACCAGTGTTTTGGACATCACTTTTTCCGACCACATTTATACACTCAACAATGGCAacttggattgaagtcatacttggtacatagatgcgccacactgagtagatgaaccctattgattttggtgctcatctcatctCATGCaaaataatgaggtcacagggtcaaacgtaaaaatctccaaatgctaataactcggCAACcgaaagtcagaatttattcatacttggtattaatgtgttggtatATAGTCGGTACATGGTAAtttatgttcaagttgatattatgcatatttattaggggcaGGGCTTAAGtctattttcactaaaatagcttgtaaacacttGAAGTCATTCTTGATACATAAATGCGCCATAGTGAGtggaagaaccctattgattttggtgctcatctcatgaataattatgaggtcacggtcaaacgtgaaaatctccaaatgcttaTAATTCCACAACCGACAGTCAGAATTTATTCTTActtggtattaatgtgttggtagatagtgggAACGTGGTAATATATGTTCAcgttgatatcatgcatataaattagggggcggggcttaagtgGTCCTGTGGTCCTCCAACTTTGGTAGAGGGGTTTAAATGACTATGTAGCAGTAATGAAAGAATTATTTCTTCATTAGAAAAAGAATATTAGTGACAATATTCCGAGTAATTATAGGATAAAACTTCATTGTGATTGGTGGATTAGCAAAGGAAACGAATTGTGATTGGTGGGTTGGAAATGGAAACTAATTGTGATTGGTGGATTGGAAATGAATTGTGATGGAAAGGGGAGTAAAACAAGCCAATGGGTAGGATATTTCTGtcatatatctgaaattataGCTGAAATAATGTGGGCATTATTTGCAGCACAGTAGGTTAAGCAGTACACAGTAAAACTTGGAATTACGGGAATTATATTGACTGCTTTAAGAGATCATGTAAAATAAGGTTAAACCAGATTTATGGTATTGTACGGTAATATTTCAGTTTGGCATCTATCAAATTTGATACATATTCAGTTTAGCTTTTTCCTGATCCAAAGTAGCTTGCCATTTCAAGGGGGCTGTGCATGCCCCCTTGTTAATACCAAAAAGGAAACAGAACTGAGCCTATGATCATCAATTCCTACAAATATATTGTCACAACTTTTGGTCTAACCACTTTGGATTCTTATGAATTTGAAAAGTTGTTTACCTTTCATCTATAATCACTGCTGAATCTATATCTAATTATGATTTGTGCaatttttacataaatatatttactattttcgATAAGGTATGAAATTACTGAGAACTTGTACAATGCTTCCTGATAGGTTTAAAATTTcgtttgtaaacatgtttacatgtttcttataaatgttaaaagttgtttaccttTCATCTATAATCACTGCTAATGATGGATATTTTTATATGTAATTATGATTTGTGCAatttttacataaataaaataactattttcGATAAAGTATGAAATTACTGAGAACTTGTACAATGCTTCCTGATAGGTTTAAAATTTcgtttgtaaacatgtttacatgtttcttataaatgttaaaagttgtttaccttTCATCTACAATCACTGCTTATGATGgatatttttaatatgtaattatGATTTGTGCAATTTTTACATAGATATATTAACTATTTTCGATAAAGTATGAAATTACTGAGAACTTGTACAATGCTTCCTGATAGGTTTAAAATTTCGTTTGTAAACAAGTTTACATGTTTCTTATAAatgttaaaagttgtttaccttTCATCTACAATCACTGCTAATGAtggatattttttatatgtaattATGATTTGTGCAATTTTTAC contains the following coding sequences:
- the LOC139979911 gene encoding nuclear pore complex protein Nup153-like translates to MGLFIVTCYRLFSYSPNFVKVNSGSRRLLNKRQQIGSSSVRFCFWLPLKVIKSKMSGPPVNLWTCRNCTLTNEQTVNTCVACDCPKPNPEEPFSPRKFLDKAQGFFSGIPDQISSAVNTVQNPVSESEWTCGRCTYINGAGAKQCNICGAPERFKTSFPKEENPPASTIDSVTITDEDEGAIEIFCDSCGYPYTTDENKVCPICSFQDDNDDVVEIASTPQAESQPSQEQTAVTTPVESPKPSLTGIKWPPPVKLGSDSDWTCSKCTFVNKSNNEKCKLCSS